One region of Spiroplasma endosymbiont of Asaphidion curtum genomic DNA includes:
- a CDS encoding IS30 family transposase yields MTVGHWEGDIVVSSRGKSKSCLITLVERTSRFTLAMLVENRTTKVVNENISHYLSILPNNLVKTITFDRGKEFSNWQQLEKNLNVKIYFANAYSPWQRGTNENTNGLIREKFPKKFNFSNTTKNAVHKFILSLNQRPRKILNYLSPIEYLVRKII; encoded by the coding sequence ATAACTGTTGGTCATTGAGAAGGTGATATTGTAGTATCATCACGAGGTAAAAGTAAATCATGTTTAATAACTTTAGTTGAAAGAACATCAAGATTTACTTTAGCAATGTTAGTTGAAAATAGAACTACTAAAGTTGTTAACGAAAACATTAGCCATTATTTATCAATTCTTCCAAATAATCTTGTTAAGACTATAACATTTGATAGGGGTAAAGAATTTTCTAATTGACAACAACTTGAAAAAAATTTAAATGTGAAAATTTATTTTGCTAATGCGTATTCGCCTTGACAAAGAGGTACTAATGAAAATACTAATGGTTTAATTAGAGAAAAATTTCCTAAAAAATTTAATTTTTCAAATACTACTAAAAATGCAGTTCATAAATTTATATTGTCTTTAAACCAAAGACCAAGAAAAATACTAAATTATCTTTCACCAATCGAATATTTGGTTAGAAAAATAATTTAG